A single region of the Anaerolineales bacterium genome encodes:
- the modB gene encoding molybdate ABC transporter permease subunit, with the protein MNGQPFWLSLQVTGTATLGILIIGLVLALLLARVSFRGKLILETIIYLPLVLPPTVVGYYLLFILGRGSFLLEQLKIALLFTWQAAVFASIVVGLPLMVQTARAAFEEVDPEVEGAARVDGAGEWQVWWYVTLPLAQRGILAGVILSAARALGEFGATLMIAGNIPGRTQTLPLAIYDAVQARRYEDANVMVIVVTSLAFSGLWLVYRLGKGSQKRQKQHDSARNYSAS; encoded by the coding sequence ATGAATGGGCAACCTTTTTGGCTCTCGCTGCAAGTCACGGGCACGGCAACACTGGGAATTCTCATCATCGGGTTGGTGCTGGCGCTTCTGCTGGCGCGGGTGTCGTTTCGCGGCAAACTCATCCTTGAAACCATCATTTACTTGCCGTTGGTGCTGCCGCCAACAGTGGTTGGTTACTATCTGCTGTTTATCTTGGGGCGTGGGAGTTTCCTCCTTGAACAGTTGAAGATTGCCCTCCTGTTCACTTGGCAGGCGGCGGTGTTTGCTTCCATTGTCGTTGGCTTGCCGTTGATGGTGCAGACGGCACGTGCCGCGTTTGAGGAGGTAGACCCCGAAGTAGAAGGCGCGGCGCGTGTCGATGGCGCAGGGGAATGGCAGGTGTGGTGGTATGTCACGCTACCACTGGCACAGCGGGGGATTTTAGCCGGCGTGATTCTGAGTGCAGCGCGGGCGTTGGGGGAATTTGGCGCGACCTTGATGATCGCGGGGAATATCCCAGGGCGCACACAAACCCTCCCACTGGCAATTTATGATGCGGTGCAGGCACGGCGCTACGAAGATGCCAATGTCATGGTCATTGTGGTGACCTCGCTGGCATTTAGCGGACTCTGGTTAGTTTATCGGCTCGGAAAAGGGTCACAGAAACGCCAGAAACAACATGACAGTGCCAGAAACTACAGCGCGTCCTAA
- a CDS encoding glycosyltransferase family 1 protein yields MRVAIFTETFLPKIDGIVRVVCTTVENLRRRGVEVLIVAPDQGTREYLGARVVGVPCVRNPVYPEGRLGLATPLTYRAVRAFRPDLIHVFHPALIGMAGVLFAKQMKIPLLTSFHLDLAHMLTFYKMHLLGAILKKTIRWGFNQSDYALAPSKLIQKQMVADGIHNVGLWRRGVNANLFHPRFCDAETRAAISDGHPEETILLYAGRLAPEKQIEQLRPVLERVPRTRLALVGDGPHRAALEAHFAGLPATFLGFRTGESLARVYASADMFVFPSAFESFGLVMLEAMAAGIPVVASRVGGAGDMIVEGETGYSFPVDDVEGLVVSVQNIVNSPEKLPQMKAAARVMGERFAWETIMDELLEGYEALVRGEKPAL; encoded by the coding sequence ATGCGGGTTGCCATTTTCACAGAAACCTTTCTCCCCAAAATTGACGGGATTGTGCGGGTTGTCTGCACAACGGTGGAAAATCTTCGCCGTCGTGGGGTCGAGGTCCTGATTGTCGCCCCGGATCAAGGGACGCGAGAGTACCTCGGTGCGCGGGTAGTAGGTGTTCCCTGTGTGCGCAACCCTGTTTACCCCGAAGGGCGCTTGGGCTTGGCAACACCGCTCACCTACCGCGCTGTGCGTGCCTTTCGTCCTGACCTGATCCATGTCTTTCACCCCGCCCTCATCGGCATGGCGGGCGTCTTGTTTGCCAAGCAGATGAAGATTCCGCTGCTCACCTCATTTCATCTTGACTTGGCGCATATGCTGACCTTTTACAAGATGCACCTCTTGGGCGCGATCCTCAAAAAGACCATCCGGTGGGGCTTTAACCAGAGCGATTACGCCCTTGCTCCCTCGAAACTGATCCAAAAACAAATGGTTGCTGATGGCATCCACAATGTCGGGCTGTGGCGGCGGGGGGTCAACGCAAACCTCTTTCACCCCCGGTTTTGCGATGCCGAAACGCGAGCCGCGATCAGTGATGGACACCCTGAGGAGACGATCTTGCTTTATGCCGGACGCCTTGCTCCGGAAAAGCAGATTGAGCAGCTTCGCCCCGTTTTGGAACGTGTGCCGCGGACGCGCCTTGCCCTTGTGGGCGATGGTCCTCACCGCGCCGCGTTGGAGGCGCATTTTGCTGGATTGCCAGCAACCTTCCTCGGCTTTCGGACTGGGGAATCCCTTGCGCGTGTCTATGCCAGTGCCGATATGTTTGTTTTTCCCTCCGCCTTTGAAAGTTTCGGCTTGGTCATGCTGGAGGCAATGGCGGCGGGGATTCCTGTTGTTGCTTCACGGGTGGGCGGTGCGGGTGATATGATCGTTGAAGGAGAGACGGGGTATAGCTTTCCAGTGGACGATGTAGAGGGACTGGTGGTGAGCGTCCAGAATATTGTGAACAGCCCCGAAAAACTGCCCCAGATGAAAGCCGCCGCCCGTGTCATGGGCGAGCGATTCGCGTGGGAAACGATCATGGACGAACTGTTGGAGGGTTACGAAGCGCTTGTGCGGGGGGAAAAACCAGCGCTTTAA
- a CDS encoding FHA domain-containing protein translates to MQGSGSFRLIVRRGPQPNQVYELSKDVSTLGRDITNDIVINDPEVSRHHCRLTRGGGGYTMEDLGSTNGTFVNGQRLMGARPLAQGDQIGLGETVTLAYEAAFAPADFPRAAASQQPPPYQPVQSGQLPPAPQQPMQPPAPTLQMPQAPQGMGQMPPAQANYPGAPAQQMGGGYQPAPPGYAQQPYGYEPALSQNPGLGRWFFIGCGCLIVLCVVVTVIAAIYIDTNDLYCSIPLLRDVVGIIRRCP, encoded by the coding sequence ATGCAAGGCAGCGGCAGCTTTCGGCTGATTGTACGCCGGGGACCGCAACCCAATCAGGTCTACGAACTGAGCAAAGATGTCTCGACGCTTGGACGAGACATTACGAACGACATTGTGATCAACGATCCCGAAGTCAGCCGCCACCACTGTCGGCTCACTCGTGGCGGCGGCGGATACACAATGGAAGACCTCGGTAGCACAAACGGCACATTTGTGAACGGGCAGCGGTTGATGGGTGCGCGTCCCTTAGCACAGGGCGACCAAATTGGTCTGGGTGAAACAGTGACCCTTGCCTACGAAGCCGCCTTTGCCCCGGCAGATTTTCCACGTGCCGCCGCCTCACAGCAGCCCCCACCCTATCAACCCGTTCAGTCTGGGCAGCTTCCCCCCGCCCCACAACAGCCCATGCAGCCGCCCGCGCCGACGCTCCAAATGCCCCAAGCGCCGCAGGGGATGGGGCAAATGCCCCCTGCCCAAGCAAATTATCCAGGCGCCCCAGCGCAGCAGATGGGCGGTGGCTACCAACCCGCGCCGCCGGGCTATGCCCAACAACCCTATGGCTATGAGCCAGCGCTCAGCCAGAATCCCGGGTTAGGGCGGTGGTTTTTCATCGGCTGTGGGTGCTTGATTGTTCTCTGTGTTGTGGTGACGGTAATTGCTGCCATCTACATTGATACGAACGATCTCTATTGCAGCATCCCGCTTCTACGGGATGTGGTGGGGATTATTCGCCGCTGTCCGTAA
- the murB gene encoding UDP-N-acetylmuramate dehydrogenase, translating into MTVLPDYTTILTPLGVTVRLNEPLARYTAARLGGAADALVVVESADFFERVARAAWAAGWQTRILGGGANVLVRDEGVRGLVIINDAKAISIDPSGVVTVESGFGLISLARQTMTQGLGGFEWAINVPGTVGGGVVNNAGAHGGDMAGCLLWAEVAEPESPARRWMADDLAYRYRESALKHRQPPFAVLRAALRLTPGADPTALLATAEGYTAHRKRTQPPGASLGSMFKNPPGDYAGRLIEAAGLKGTQIGGVIISPLHGNFFVNTGGGTAADYLGLVRLAQESVRAQFGVDLELEVEVI; encoded by the coding sequence ATGACCGTTCTCCCTGATTACACCACGATCCTCACCCCGCTTGGCGTCACCGTCCGCCTGAACGAGCCGCTTGCCCGTTACACGGCGGCGCGGCTTGGCGGGGCAGCCGATGCCCTTGTCGTCGTGGAGAGCGCCGACTTCTTTGAACGGGTGGCGCGGGCGGCATGGGCGGCGGGTTGGCAAACACGCATCCTCGGCGGGGGGGCAAATGTCCTCGTCCGCGATGAAGGGGTGCGCGGGTTGGTCATAATCAACGACGCCAAAGCGATCAGCATCGATCCATCCGGTGTTGTCACCGTCGAGAGCGGCTTCGGCTTGATTTCCCTTGCCCGCCAAACGATGACACAGGGTCTTGGCGGTTTTGAGTGGGCGATCAACGTGCCGGGGACGGTGGGGGGGGGAGTGGTCAATAACGCCGGAGCGCACGGCGGCGATATGGCGGGCTGCTTACTTTGGGCAGAGGTGGCAGAGCCAGAGTCGCCCGCCCGCCGCTGGATGGCTGACGATTTGGCATACCGCTACCGCGAATCGGCATTGAAACACCGCCAGCCGCCGTTTGCCGTCTTGCGGGCGGCGCTCAGGCTTACCCCGGGCGCTGATCCAACGGCGCTGCTGGCAACGGCAGAGGGGTACACCGCCCACCGCAAGCGTACACAGCCCCCCGGCGCCAGTTTGGGGAGTATGTTCAAGAACCCACCGGGGGATTACGCCGGACGTCTGATTGAAGCGGCAGGCTTGAAAGGGACGCAGATCGGCGGGGTGATCATCTCGCCGCTGCACGGGAATTTTTTCGTGAACACGGGCGGCGGTACAGCCGCCGACTATCTGGGGCTGGTTCGCTTGGCGCAGGAAAGCGTCCGGGCGCAATTCGGCGTTGATCTGGAGCTAGAGGTTGAGGTGATTTAA
- a CDS encoding complex I NDUFA9 subunit family protein, with product MILVTGASGYVGNNLVRRLVQLGKPVRAMVGSVNKALERLKDVETKVEIVKGDVTRPETLAEWMEGVDTVIHLVAIAIEKGKNTYEAINYQGTVNIVEAAKRAGVRRFINMCQNGAYADVKSPFLRSKGRAQEYVAKSGLDWSAVRPSVIWGPQDEFANVQARLIKMTPFIFPIVGDGKAQFQPVYVGDVVEAIVKCLDDEATIGAEFELGGAEVLTYSDIVERVLKALGTRRARVKLPVGLLRPAVALMQVILPKPPVSTTLLDLLAVPNVCKENALETRLGITPKPFTPENLAYMRQFNTLTTLRKFFGKNTEESTVIRAAMGN from the coding sequence ATGATATTGGTCACGGGCGCGTCGGGGTATGTGGGAAACAACCTTGTGCGGCGGTTGGTGCAGTTGGGAAAACCCGTCCGGGCGATGGTTGGCAGCGTGAACAAGGCGTTGGAACGTCTAAAGGACGTTGAAACGAAGGTTGAAATTGTGAAGGGGGATGTCACCCGCCCAGAAACGCTTGCCGAGTGGATGGAGGGCGTCGATACGGTCATTCACCTTGTCGCTATCGCCATTGAAAAAGGGAAAAACACCTACGAGGCGATCAACTATCAGGGGACGGTCAACATCGTTGAGGCGGCAAAACGGGCGGGCGTCCGGCGCTTTATCAACATGTGCCAAAACGGGGCGTATGCCGATGTGAAATCGCCCTTTCTGCGCAGCAAAGGACGCGCCCAAGAGTATGTGGCGAAATCGGGCTTGGATTGGAGCGCCGTTCGCCCCTCCGTCATTTGGGGTCCCCAAGATGAATTTGCCAACGTCCAAGCGCGGCTGATTAAAATGACACCCTTCATCTTCCCCATTGTGGGGGATGGTAAGGCGCAGTTTCAGCCCGTCTATGTGGGCGATGTGGTCGAAGCGATTGTGAAATGCCTTGACGATGAAGCAACCATTGGCGCTGAATTTGAACTTGGTGGGGCGGAAGTTCTCACCTATAGCGATATTGTAGAGCGCGTTTTGAAAGCGCTTGGCACGCGCCGGGCGCGGGTGAAACTGCCGGTGGGGCTGCTGCGTCCAGCCGTCGCTCTCATGCAGGTGATCCTCCCCAAACCGCCTGTTTCCACAACCCTGTTGGATCTTTTAGCAGTCCCAAACGTCTGCAAAGAGAACGCCCTTGAAACGCGGCTAGGGATCACGCCGAAGCCGTTCACCCCGGAGAATCTGGCGTACATGAGGCAGTTCAATACGTTGACCACATTGAGAAAATTCTTCGGGAAAAACACCGAAGAATCCACCGTTATTCGTGCGGCAATGGGGAACTGA
- a CDS encoding DUF296 domain-containing protein, translated as MGTLTAGVELIAALSELARALDVRAGTCDLLGGLTGITFTSFDMARQTRYPPLTLTDGFEIAAGHTTISRLNNAPHIHTHLLVTYRDPSAPNNTAYVGGHVVQAAVFAVEYTLTVYDGVGIERRPHAASGLALWDVPPLDTAGESPYTVCYIVITL; from the coding sequence ATGGGGACGCTCACCGCTGGCGTTGAGTTGATCGCCGCGCTCAGCGAACTTGCCCGCGCCCTTGACGTGCGGGCAGGGACATGCGATCTGCTTGGCGGGCTGACGGGCATCACCTTCACATCCTTTGATATGGCGAGACAAACTCGCTACCCGCCGCTCACCCTGACGGACGGCTTCGAGATCGCCGCTGGACATACCACCATCAGCCGCCTGAACAATGCCCCGCACATCCATACCCATCTTCTGGTTACCTATCGTGACCCTTCTGCCCCAAATAACACCGCCTATGTTGGGGGGCATGTGGTGCAGGCGGCGGTCTTTGCCGTTGAATACACCCTCACCGTTTATGATGGGGTAGGAATCGAGCGCCGCCCTCACGCCGCCTCTGGTTTGGCGCTTTGGGATGTCCCCCCGCTTGACACCGCCGGAGAATCTCCCTATACTGTTTGTTATATTGTCATAACATTATAA
- the modA gene encoding molybdate ABC transporter substrate-binding protein, which translates to MTLRRIGFLILAVLTLTACTSSGAPTPTPQPTVTLTVAAAASVTPAFEALGILFTKQTGIGVVFNFGSTGQLTQQIEQGAPVDVFAAADRSHIDDLAQAGLVIPDTVALYTQGRLTLWTRADSPLTFTTLGDLNRAEVKRIAIANPEHAPYGVAAREALESSGLWETLQQKLILGENITQTLQYAETGNVDVAVVALSLSIAAGDEGRYILIPAELHKPLDQALGVITSTTHEAEARQFALFVNSPEGREVMRRYGFTLPGEDLIQ; encoded by the coding sequence ATGACGCTGCGCCGCATTGGTTTTCTCATCCTTGCCGTTCTCACGCTTACCGCTTGTACCAGCAGCGGAGCGCCAACCCCTACCCCACAGCCAACAGTAACCCTTACGGTGGCAGCGGCAGCATCGGTGACCCCTGCCTTTGAGGCATTAGGGATTCTGTTCACAAAACAAACGGGGATTGGGGTCGTATTCAACTTTGGCTCAACCGGGCAGCTTACTCAGCAAATTGAGCAGGGCGCTCCGGTTGATGTGTTTGCGGCGGCTGACCGCTCCCATATTGATGATTTAGCGCAAGCCGGATTAGTGATCCCCGATACGGTTGCGCTCTACACGCAGGGGCGGTTGACCCTATGGACACGCGCTGATAGCCCGCTGACGTTTACTACCCTAGGCGATCTGAACCGCGCAGAGGTAAAGCGCATTGCCATTGCCAACCCCGAACACGCGCCGTATGGTGTTGCGGCACGCGAAGCCTTAGAATCGTCCGGGTTGTGGGAAACGCTCCAGCAGAAGCTCATTTTAGGTGAGAATATCACTCAGACGCTGCAATACGCCGAAACAGGGAATGTCGATGTCGCTGTTGTGGCACTTTCGTTGAGTATTGCGGCGGGGGATGAAGGGCGTTATATCTTGATTCCGGCGGAGTTGCATAAGCCATTGGATCAGGCCTTAGGGGTGATCACCAGCACAACCCATGAGGCAGAAGCCCGGCAGTTTGCGCTGTTTGTGAACAGCCCTGAGGGGCGTGAGGTCATGCGGCGCTATGGGTTTACCTTGCCAGGGGAAGACCTGATTCAATAA
- a CDS encoding PadR family transcriptional regulator, with the protein MSSLTPDETILGLLAVQAQHGYDLLECFRSNHQLGRVWYLSTSQIYAVLKRLERQGWIVGHEVASEVAPTRTEYKLTKTGEKHLYDWLNDPQPSASIRRIRVEFLSRLYILRQLNIPTNTVVGYQREACTTHYAHLVSERDNTEHGIDVLALELQISQLDAVLRWIERCEHVTSEPDNS; encoded by the coding sequence ATGAGTTCACTGACACCAGATGAAACGATCTTGGGGCTGTTAGCAGTTCAAGCGCAGCATGGCTATGACCTGCTGGAATGCTTTCGCAGCAACCACCAGCTTGGGCGCGTGTGGTATTTAAGCACCAGCCAGATTTATGCCGTGTTGAAGCGCTTGGAACGTCAAGGCTGGATTGTTGGGCATGAAGTCGCCTCTGAGGTTGCCCCCACACGGACAGAATATAAGCTGACCAAAACGGGCGAAAAGCATCTGTATGACTGGCTCAATGATCCTCAACCCTCTGCCAGCATTCGCCGTATTCGGGTGGAGTTTCTCAGCCGTTTGTACATCCTGCGACAGTTGAATATCCCCACGAACACCGTTGTAGGTTATCAACGAGAGGCATGTACAACCCACTATGCCCACCTCGTTTCCGAACGCGATAACACCGAACATGGTATTGATGTGCTTGCTCTTGAATTACAGATCAGCCAGTTAGACGCCGTCCTGCGGTGGATCGAACGCTGTGAACACGTGACCTCTGAGCCGGACAATTCGTAA
- a CDS encoding SH3 domain-containing protein, whose protein sequence is MRRYQALRLPVLAALVLGMAALACNVQLGGTPPLPGGEATSGIILIAPENNSVIGEGVHVEIAAAARDTLTGVSKITFSLDGAPLESLTAPIPEGQTTFTAKIVWVTKGIQGHLLTAEAFRADGSSLGEAGVTVQVVPLNTGDPTLSAAVSTMGSVPTMTPPVTLAPTETPSLPPTHTPTPTATVTPTPAAEGETPTASPTFIAPTLRVTFDFLNIRRGPGTTYDPIGRMNKGDTAKVVGRNADRTWVVIEWGSVRGWVSTSANLVEISGDTTNLPLVAVQDAPGATPTLSIVQPGLAPTSAPGDFADLIIEAYTITPQTPLANQTFYITVVVRNQGTVDAPASLLTGIFQPGNERSDMSVPPIAAGGLVTLPPLYITLKTGGPNQEGVLSLDVQNEVDEGQIGEQNNRRTITYNVIN, encoded by the coding sequence ATGAGACGTTATCAAGCCCTTCGTCTGCCCGTCCTCGCCGCCCTTGTTCTAGGGATGGCGGCGTTAGCCTGCAATGTCCAGTTGGGGGGGACGCCCCCCCTGCCAGGGGGGGAAGCGACCAGCGGGATCATCTTGATAGCCCCTGAAAACAACAGCGTCATTGGCGAGGGCGTCCATGTGGAGATAGCCGCTGCCGCCCGCGATACGCTGACGGGCGTTTCCAAAATCACCTTCAGTCTTGATGGCGCACCGCTAGAGAGCCTCACCGCGCCCATTCCCGAAGGGCAAACGACCTTCACGGCAAAAATTGTGTGGGTGACAAAAGGGATACAAGGGCATTTGCTGACGGCGGAGGCATTCCGCGCCGATGGTTCGTCTCTGGGCGAGGCAGGTGTGACGGTACAGGTTGTCCCCCTCAACACAGGCGACCCCACCCTGAGCGCGGCAGTGTCCACGATGGGCAGTGTCCCCACAATGACCCCGCCCGTCACCCTTGCCCCCACCGAAACGCCGTCGCTTCCGCCAACGCACACCCCGACCCCAACAGCAACCGTCACGCCCACCCCCGCTGCCGAAGGGGAGACGCCCACCGCCTCGCCGACCTTCATCGCCCCCACGCTGCGCGTCACCTTTGACTTTCTGAACATCCGGCGGGGACCCGGCACCACCTACGACCCCATCGGGCGGATGAACAAAGGGGATACAGCAAAAGTTGTGGGGCGCAACGCGGATCGCACCTGGGTGGTCATCGAATGGGGCAGCGTGCGTGGATGGGTCAGCACAAGCGCAAATTTGGTTGAGATCAGCGGCGATACAACGAATCTCCCCCTTGTCGCCGTGCAAGACGCCCCCGGCGCAACGCCGACGCTCAGCATCGTCCAACCCGGACTTGCCCCCACCAGCGCCCCCGGCGACTTTGCCGATCTGATCATTGAGGCGTACACGATCACCCCGCAAACCCCGCTGGCAAACCAAACCTTTTACATCACCGTCGTCGTCCGTAATCAGGGGACGGTGGATGCGCCGGCATCCCTGCTGACGGGGATTTTCCAACCGGGCAACGAGCGCTCCGATATGTCCGTCCCGCCGATTGCTGCGGGTGGGTTGGTCACCCTTCCCCCCCTCTATATCACCTTAAAAACGGGTGGACCGAACCAAGAGGGTGTTCTCAGCCTTGACGTACAAAACGAGGTAGACGAGGGGCAGATTGGCGAACAAAACAACCGCCGCACGATCACCTACAACGTGATCAATTAG
- a CDS encoding GntR family transcriptional regulator: MTTIDRDSPVPLYFQLKQILLDQIIANRWKAGQVIPSEQELGETYGVSRITVRQTLSELVTEGYLIRQRGRGTFIAKPKITYTPSSKIELNEMMRQQGVTLGWRLLALQETAVAIPPEVVAAFGGRKTAPNLIAIRRLRLAGDKPIGYHFAYLPERCGRFINQAALEVGESLDYLNGLPELAKARLERTLEARPAGALEVQHLGVAVGAPILYLERTVVAESGIVVEFLQAAFRGDRFKYRISM; encoded by the coding sequence ATGACGACGATTGACCGCGACTCTCCCGTACCGTTGTACTTTCAGCTAAAACAAATCCTTCTCGATCAAATCATCGCCAACCGTTGGAAGGCAGGGCAGGTTATTCCCAGTGAGCAAGAGTTGGGCGAAACCTACGGCGTCAGCCGCATCACCGTCCGCCAGACGCTCTCTGAACTTGTTACGGAGGGCTATCTCATCCGCCAGCGTGGGCGTGGGACATTCATTGCCAAACCGAAAATCACCTATACCCCTAGTTCCAAGATCGAACTGAACGAGATGATGCGCCAGCAAGGGGTGACACTTGGCTGGCGTTTACTCGCCCTTCAAGAGACCGCCGTCGCCATTCCGCCAGAAGTGGTTGCCGCCTTTGGAGGGCGTAAGACAGCCCCCAATCTGATCGCCATTCGCCGCTTGCGTTTGGCGGGGGACAAACCTATCGGCTACCATTTTGCTTATCTCCCCGAACGCTGCGGGCGCTTCATCAACCAGGCTGCCCTAGAGGTAGGCGAATCGCTCGATTATCTCAACGGGCTGCCGGAGTTGGCGAAGGCGCGTCTGGAACGTACATTAGAGGCACGCCCCGCCGGAGCGTTGGAAGTTCAGCATCTTGGCGTGGCGGTGGGAGCGCCCATCCTTTACCTTGAGCGGACAGTCGTCGCTGAATCAGGCATCGTTGTTGAATTCCTTCAGGCTGCCTTTCGGGGGGATCGGTTCAAATACCGTATCTCGATGTGA
- a CDS encoding class I SAM-dependent methyltransferase, giving the protein MPYENSAEWYDLIYRWKDYRAEVNALRGYFARYESRPTHTILDVACGTGAHLVHLNDHYTCTGLDYSPDMLRVARAKLPDLPIHEGDMRTFDLGMTFDVVLCLFSAIGYMHSTDDLHKAVATMAQHVAPGGMLIFDGWFTPEQYTPGRLSMLTVDEPEIKLVRMSVSEIRGRLSVMDMHHLVATREGGTRHFIEHHELHMFTEDEYAEAVRAAGLGIVVDPQGLMNRGLYIGIKPL; this is encoded by the coding sequence ATGCCCTACGAGAATTCTGCTGAGTGGTACGACCTAATTTACCGCTGGAAAGATTATCGCGCTGAGGTGAACGCCCTGCGCGGTTACTTCGCCCGCTATGAGTCGCGCCCAACGCACACCATCCTTGATGTTGCCTGTGGGACCGGGGCGCACCTCGTCCATTTGAACGATCATTACACTTGCACAGGGCTGGACTACTCCCCCGATATGCTCCGTGTGGCGCGGGCGAAACTGCCCGATCTGCCCATCCACGAGGGGGACATGCGGACGTTTGATTTGGGAATGACCTTCGATGTCGTCCTGTGCTTGTTCAGCGCCATTGGCTACATGCACAGCACAGATGATTTACACAAGGCTGTGGCGACGATGGCGCAGCATGTCGCCCCCGGCGGGATGCTGATCTTTGATGGGTGGTTTACCCCGGAACAATACACCCCCGGACGGCTGAGTATGCTCACAGTGGATGAGCCAGAGATCAAACTCGTCCGTATGTCGGTGAGCGAGATACGCGGACGACTCTCGGTGATGGACATGCACCATCTGGTGGCAACGCGAGAAGGCGGGACGCGCCATTTCATTGAACACCACGAACTGCATATGTTCACCGAGGATGAATATGCCGAGGCGGTGCGGGCGGCGGGTCTGGGTATTGTTGTTGACCCACAGGGCTTGATGAATCGTGGGCTGTATATTGGGATCAAACCCCTGTAA